Part of the Bacillus sp. N1-1 genome, TTCAGCACTCGTCATGCACCAAGGTGAACTAATCTATGACGGAGATGTGAAGCGACTCTTCATGAATGAAGACGTGTTGACGAAAGCGTCGTTGATCGAGCCACCGATCTCGCTTCTCGCTAAGCGGTTAATTCCATCCTTGATGGATGAAGCTGTGATCACGATAGATGATTTTCTACTAACCCAAGAGAGGGTGAAACAAGTCCTATGAGCTTAGCGTTCCAATTTTATGAGAAGAAGTCTTTCATGCACTCCCTTGATCCAGTGACAAAGCTTGTATGGATGGTTTGCATCTCAATCCTCGTATTCATCTATGAGACGGCCATTCCTCAGCTCCTGTTGTTCGCAGTGATTCTCACGGTCGCGCTGATCGCTGCAAAATTAAGTCTTGGATTTGTGTTTCGAGGAATATGGATCATGCTGTTGTTTAGTATTGGATTCTTCGTTTTACAGGTGATTTTAGTTCCAGGTGAAACACTGCTCTACAATCTGGGGCCGATCGCGATCTATTCCGAATCGCTTGATTTCGCGCTTGCGATCACGATCAGAATCTTAACGATTTTTACAACATCACTTATCTTTGTTGCAACGAGTGATCCTAGGGATATCGTGATCTCTTTAACACAAAAGATGAAAGTTCCTTATCGCTATGCGTATTCGATCTTCGTTGCTTTACGCTTCGTACCTACGCTCGAACAAGAAGCGAAAGTCATCGAAGCTGCGCAGACGATTCGAGGGGTAGGGAAGCAAAAAGGGTTGAAGAACAAAGTTGAGAACTTGAAGCGATTTACGTTACCTCTTCTAATGGGAGCGATCCGACGCGTTAGGACGACTGCGAACACGATGGAAGCGAAGGGGTACGGAGCTTACCAGGACCGGACGTATATCCGGACGATCAACTACAACCCGAAAGGCATCACATTCGGCGTTGCCTGGTGCGCCCTCACGGTTACCTTACTATCCATGAAATTACTATGAAGGGGGAGATCTATGGATGGAAGAAATGAAGTTTGAAGTCGCCTACATGCCGAAAGAAGTGAAGGAAGATGTTCCTCAAGTGTGTGTTCTCGTCGACGTACTCAGAGCGACGACCGCGATGGTGACTATGCTTGACCAGGGTTGTTCAGAAATTATTTTGACCGACGATGAAAAGTGTACTTTAAAGAAAGTCGGCGTAGATCAGAAAACGCTTGTCTGTGCGGAAGATGTATACGGCAATGTGTCCGAACATGCACAGTTTAGCCCATCGCTGATCTCGATCAATTCGATGGACCTGACTGGCAAGCGGGTTATTTTAAAAACAACGAATGGCACGCTTGCTGGGTTCACGCTTTGGAATTCTGGTAACCAGCACGTGCTAGTCGGTTCACTCAGAAATGCAAAAGCAGTGATGGACAAAGCTGTTCACATGGCGAATGATCTTGGAGTAGGTGTCATCATCGTTTGTGCTGGGCGTGAGAACGGTCAGATCGCAGCGCTCGATGATGCCTACACAGCAGGGATATTGCTTGAGTATGGAAAAGAGGCTGCGGAAGCGTTGAACCGCGTCCCACTTGTTAAGGATTCCGGGAAGATCAGTAGTCATCTGTTAAAAAGGTATCCAGGCACTGTTGAAGCATTCGAGGATTCTGGTAGTGGAGAAACGATGAGACGAATCGGATGCAAGGAAGATATCAAGTTATGTTCAGTCGAAAACCTATCAGACTTAGCTCCTGTCCTTGAGTTCACGGAAAACAGCTCTATTGTAGTAAAAAATATGAATGAGGTGGTTTACAAATGACTAATTGGAAATCAAACGCATCGAAACCGGTAATGGACGAAGGATTACAGTATCACATCCGTTGTAAAGAAGGCGACGTTGAGAAATACGTACTGTTGCCGGGTGATCCAGATCGCGTGGATATGATCGGTGACGAGTGGACGGAATCTCGTAAAATTGCAAACTATCGTGAGCACCGTACGTTCAGCGGAAAAGTTGGCGAAGTTGGCATCACGGCTTGTTCAACAGGAGCTGGTGGTGGATCAACGGCAAGTGCATTTGAGGAACTTGCAGCATTAGGTGGCGATACGTTCTTGCGAGTTGGAACGACAGCTGCGATTCAGGAACATATCGATCCAGGCGATATCATCATTTCATCAGGTGCAGTTCGACACGATGGAACAAGCCAGTTCTACGTAGATGATCGCTATCCGGCGAGCGCTCATTATGAAGCGACGTCAGCGCTAGTAGAAGCTGCAGAGCGACTTGGTTATACATACCATGTTGGTGTTTCATGCTCAACGGCATCTTGGTATTGCGGGCAAGGGCGAACAGGTTTGAATGGCTATGAACAATCGTTCTTCAAAGATAAAGTACAGGATTTGAACAAAGCGGGCGTGATGAACTTTGAAATGGAAGCTGCGACGATCTTCACGCTAGCTGGACTATACGGCTTACGAGCTGGATCTGTTTGTACGGTTGTTGCGAATCGAATCCGTGATGAATTCTCGTACGGTGGTGTAGAGAAAAGTATCCGCGTCGCAAATCTAGCAGTCCAAATCTTAGCTGAATGGGATCAATTGAAAAAGGAACGTAAAAAAGACTACTGGTTCCCATCGATGACAGAGAATACAACAGTTAAAGGTTAAGGAGGAATCATACTATGATCGAAGTCGATACAACGAAAGGTATGTTCATCAACGGCGAATGGATTTCATCAGAGTCAAAGCTCGAGGTATTTAATCCTGCGACAAGAGAGAAGATTACAGAGATTCCATCAGGCGGAACGAAGGAAGCAAAGCAAGCGATTGAGTCCGCTGAAGCAGCATTCGAACCCTGGGCCGAGTTAACGGCCAGAGAACGATCAACTTATCTGTATAAAGCTTATCATCTCATGCTTGAGAGAAAGGAAAAGCTAGCGGCTATTCTCACTGAAGAGCAAGGAAAGCCTCTAAAAGAAGCGCGCGGAGAGATCGAGTTCGCGGCAAGCTTCCTCCTCTGGTACGCAGAAGAAGCGAACCGTGTGTATGGTGAGATGATTCCATCTTCTAAGAAGAATAAACGACTATGGGTCGTACCAAAAGCGATCGGTGTTGTCGCAGCGATCACGCCGTGGAACTTCCCAGCGGGCATGATAACAAGAAAAGTCGGTCCAGCTCTTGCTGCTGGTTGTACGATTGTACTAAAACCAGCAGAGCAAACGCCTCTGACTGCGATCGAGATCGTGAAGATCTTTGAAGAAGTTGGGCTACCGAAGGGTGTATTGAACATCGTAGTCGGTGATGCAGCTGAAATCGGTAAAGAGATCATGGATAGCTCTGCAGTGAGGCTTGTGACGTTCACTGGATCGACTGAAGTCGGAAAGCTTCTGATGGAAAATAGTGCACAGACTGTGAAAAAGCTTGCGCTTGAGCTCGGTGGTCACGCTCCGCTCATCGTATTTGAGGATGCAGATCTTGATCTAGCAGTCAATCAAGCGATCGCGAGTAAATATCGAAATTGCGGCCAGACGTGTATTTGTACAAACCGACTCTACGTTCATTCAAGCGTACGCGATGTGTTCGTCGAGAAGCTCGAGAAGAAAGTTCGGGAGCTGAAAGTAGGAAACGGAGCCGATGAATCGATTGATGTTGGACCTCTTATCGATCATAGCGGCCTCGATAAAGTGAAAGATCAGGTCGAAGATGCGCTATCGAAAGGTGCGATTCTGCTGACTGGAGGTAAGCAGTGGGAAGGTCCAGGCGGGTATTTTTTTGAACCTACGATTCTATCGAACGTAACGAACGACATGAAGATCATGTCGGAAGAAACGTTCGGACCCGTCGTTCCGATCCAGACGTTCGACCGAGATGAAGATGCGGTGGCGGCAGCGAATGATACTGACTACGGTTTGGCTTCATTCCTGTTCACAAATAGCTTGAACAGAGCGATCAAGGTGATGGAGAAGCTTGAGTACGGAATCATCGGGATCAACGATGTGTTCCCTGGTACCGCAGAAGCGCCGTTTGGTGGAATCAAGGAATCCGGTCTTGGCAAAGAGGGTGGCCATGAAGGAATCAAAGAATATCTTGAGATGAAGTACGTCTCTGTCGCCCTTTCAGACAAGCTGTAAAAAGGAGAATTGATAATGACATATCCAGAGATGGTGAAGGTGAAACAGCGTTTTCCTTCTGAGAAAATCGAAAACATCGCGCTACATCTGACAGAGGAGCTGCGAAATCAGCTCCCTACTGTTCAGAGCGGGGATCGAATCGCAATTACTGTAGGTAGTCGTGGCATCTCCAATCGCGTCAGCATCGTCAAAACGGTAGTCGATTATTTGAAAGGTCATGGCGCAGAACCTTTTATCATCGGTGCGATGGGTAGTCATGGCGGTGGGACGCCTGAAGGGCAGATGGATGTGCTCGAAAGCCTCGGATTCACAGAGGAAGCGATTGGGTGTCCCGTCCGCACTTCTTCAACGGTCGTCGAGATAGGAACGACAGAAAGTGGATTTATCCTTTATTGTGATCGATTAGCCTCTGATTCGGATGGCATCATCGTGATGAACCGGGTGAAGTTACATACCGCATTCCGCGGTCCGAATGAAAGTGGGTTACTGAAGATGATTACGGTTGGTCTCGGGAAAGCAAAAGGGGCGAACCAGCTGCATCGCCAGGGGCCACCGAACATGTCGAAGACCATTCAAGAAGTTGGAAGAGGGATGATCGATACCGGTAAGATTCTTGCTGGAATCGCGATCGTGGAGAACAGCTATGATGAAACGGCTCATCTAGAAGTAATTCGACCAGAGTCGATTCTTGAACGAGAGCGGGAGCTTTTACTTCATTCGAGAGACTACTTTCCAATGATTCCAGTCAATGAATTAGATGTGTTGGTTGTAAAAAAGATGGGCAAGAACTTCAGTGGAACCGGAATGGATACGAACGTGCTCGGTAGGACAAAGATCTTCGGGGTACCTGAGCCCGAGACGCCTTCGTTTAAACGGATCGGCGTCCTTGATCTTGATGATTCCTCGCACGGAAATGCGACCGGAATTGGATTAGCAGATGTGACGACGGAGCGGTTGTTTCAAAAGATCGATCGACAGAAAACGTATTTGAACTGTTTGACAAGTACGTATGTCCAGCGCGCGATGATCCCGATGGTACTCGATACGGATCAAGAACTCGTGAAGACGGCGGTCGAAAGTTTGGCAGTTGAAGATCCATCATCGTTACGCATAGCCATTATTGAAAACACGCTTGACCTTGAAACGCTGTACCTTTCACATAATGTGATTGAGGAAGCAGGAGAGCAAATAGACGTCGTATCAGCCCCAGAACCGATTGCTTTTACAGAAGACGGAGAGTTGAACTATTTCAAAGAAAGCGCAGGTGGAGACAATTGACGAAGTCACAAACTTCTTACGGAGATGCTGGATTCAGTGAATTTATTAGAATGGCGTTCAGTCGTCATCTTGGACATGACAAGGAAGACTATAACAAGCCGGTGATCGGCATTTGTAATACTTTCAGTGAGATTAATCGTTGTCATAGTCATGTGAAGCCGATGGTGGAAGCGATCAAACGTGGTGTCATTATGGAAGGTGGTACGCCGCTTGAGTTTCCAACGATTTCGGTCGGTGAAATGTTCACGAGTCCGACGACTATGCTGTACCGAAATCTCGTTGCGATGGATACCGAAGAGATGATCACCGCTCAACCGATCGATGGAACCGTTATGATCGGTGGTTGTGACAAGATGGCTCCAGCACAACTCATGGGAGCTGCGAGTGCGGATAAACCTGCGCTTCTCTTCACGGGTGGACCGATGAATAACGGTCATTACAAAGGAAGAACGCTTGGAGCTTGTTCTGATTGTCGCTTTTTCTGGCAGGAATACAAAGCGGGCACAGTCGATGAAGAAGAAATAGGGGAGATCAATGAACGTCTTGCCCCAACAGCAGGCCACTGTATGGTGATGGGCTCTGCGAGTACGATCGCAGCGTGTGCGGAAGCGATGGGAATGATGCTTCCTGGAGGAGCTGCAACGCCGGCAACTGAAAATGAGCGGATGCGGATCGCCCAGGAAACAGGTCGTGCGATTGTTCGCCTTGTCAAAGCGGGGATCAAACCTTCAGATATTATGACGAAGGAATCGTTCCATAATGCGATTAAAACGCTGATGGCTGTAGGAGGATCGACGAACGCGGTGATCCACTTGATCGCAATCGCAAGACGACTAGGCATCAAATTAACGCTTGCTGATTTCGATGAGCACAGCAGAACGACGCCGTTTCTTGCGAACATGAGACCCGCTGGGAAGTACCAGATGCAGGATCTGTACTATGCTGGGGGCATTTCTGCCGTGTTGAAAGAGCTAGCGCCGATCCTTCATACAGACCAACTAACGGGTACTGGGAAGACGCTCGGAGAGAACTTAGCGGATATTGAAATCGATGAGGTATATCGTGATATTATCCGTCCACTCGATGATCCACTACATAAAGAAGGTGGCATTGCAGTATTGAAAGGGAATTTAGCGCCGAATGGTGCAATCATTAAACCGAAAGCTGCAACGGAGGAACTTCTAAAGCATAAAGGAAAAGCAGTTGTATTTACTTCTCTTGACGATATGGCTGAGCGTGTGAACGACCCGGATCTCGATGTGACCCCTGAGAGCGTACTTGTGTTACAAAACGCTGGGCCGGTCGGAGCACCAGGTATGCCAGAAGCGGGCATGATTCCGATTCCGGATAAACTTCTGAAACAGGGCGTTCGAGATATGGTTCGCCTATCGGACTGTCGTATGAGCGGAACAGCGTTCGGAACCGTTCTCTTACACGTTGCGCCTGAAGCTGCTGTTGGAGGACCAATCGGATTGATCGAGGACGGCGATTGGATCGAACTTGATGTGGATAGTCGAAAGCTAGAGTTGCTCGTTTCTAAAGAAGAGCTTGCGGAAAGAAAAAGTCGCTGGACACCTCCAGTGTTCGAAGATTACAACCGTGGTTATCCGCTTCTATACCGTCGTAGTGTAATGCAAGCTGATGAAGGGTGCGATTTCGATTTCATGCTTCCGGTGCCGAATATTAAGAACCAAGAGGAGAAAAAGGAATCCGTATCAGGGGCTAAGACATGAAGGAAATCTTACTAGCACTTTTGGCCGGCGTGTTGATCGGGATCGTCTTCAAAGTGATTCGCCTTCCAATCCCTGCCCCACCTGTTCTCGCAGGTGTGGTCGCTATCTTTGGGGTATGGCTTGGCGCATATGGCTTAACCTTTTTGATGGATAAATTGACGAATTAATTGAAGGGGGAAGATCGAGTGAAGGTTGGATTAATCGGTGGAACGGGCTTTTATGACTTATTCGGTACGCTAGAGGACATTATCATGGCAACTCCGTATGGAGATGTGACACTGTTCAAAGGAGAGCACGGTAATAAAGAAGTTTATTTTCTACCGAGACATGGGACGACGCACGGCGTATTAGCACCTGACGTGAATTATCGGGCGAATATGATTGCATTGAAAATGGTAGGTGTCGAGCGGGTTCTAGCGGTTTCTGCTGTCGGATCGGTCAATCCAGACATTCAGGTCGGATCTGTTTCACTACTCGATCAATTCGTCGATATGACGAAAAGAAGGCAGCAAACATATGGAGAGTTTTCAGCCGACATGACAGAACCTTTCTGTAACGAGATGAAAGCCTCGATCCAGGGTGCTGCTAGAATGCTCGGATTACCGATGCATGAAAACGTCACGCTTGTCGGCGTAGATGGTCCGATCTATGAAACGCGACATGAACTGCAACTGTTTCGTTCATGGGGCATGGATGTTGTCGGCATGACTAACACGACTGAAGCAGCGCTCGCACGGGAACTCGGCCTTTGCTTTTCTGTCATCACGTTATCGACCGATATGGCGACGGGATTTGCGGAAAAGCCTCCGAATCTAGAAGCGCATCGGAAAGTGGCAGAAGAAAACAAAGGGAAGATGAAGGACCTAGTGTTGCAAACGCTTGGCGACTTAGAACGAAATAAAGAGTGTGCTTGTACCGTTCCATATCAAAACGCGCGGTTAGCAGCGCATTAATTTAAAGGAGGTTATTCATAGATGAAGATCGGGATCATAGGAGGAACTGGATTTTATAATCTACTAGATGGTATGCAAGAGAAAACGGTAGGTACGGAGTATGGAGATGTAACTGTTTTTCAATCGATATATGAAGGAAAAGAAGTGACGTTCCTCCCGAGGCATGGAAAGTTTCATGATACACTCGCGCCGTTCGTTAATTATCGTGCGAATATGATGGCACTAAAAGAGTTAGGGATCGAGCGCGTTCTAGCCTTTTCCGCGGTAGGTGCGATCAATCCGGATATTGGGGTCGGAAGCTTATCGCTCCTCGATCAATTCGTTGACTTCACAACGCGTCCGAAAACGTACGGCAAGTTCTCCGTCGATATTACTGAGCCATTTTGTCCAGAACTACAGGATGCGTACCGGAAATCAGCAATTGCGATCGATGAGTCACTCCGTGAAGAAACGAAACTCATCTGCGTAGACGGTCCGAGGTATGAGACGAAAGCAGAGGTTCAGCTCTTTGGGACATGGGGCATGGACGTTGTTGGAATGACGAATGCGACCGAAGCATCGCTCGCACGAGAACTCGGCATCTGCTATGCCGTCGTCACGCTCGCGACGAATATGGCTCCTGGCGTCACCGAGACAAAACCTTCATTGAAAGCGCACAAAGCGGTTAGTGAAAGCAAGCGGGAGAAAGTGAAAGAACTGATGCTAGAAGCGATCAAAGCCTCAGGAGGAAGACAGAGCTGTTCATGCCCTGAAGCGTACGAGCGTGCTACGGTCGCGAATAAATGATCGATGTCTCATAAAACGCTTATCAAATATTCGTTCATCGTCTCGAATGATCCTTCGTTCGGAAACCAAAAAGGGTCAGTGTTCATCGAAGGAGATCGGATCACACACGTGATACCAGAGCATGATACGAGTTTGCTAGAAAAACTGAGCCAACAGGCTGATGACGTAATCGATGCTGAAAACGACATCCTTATTCCTGGAATGGTGAATAGTCATTACCATTCTTATACGAATGTGTTGAAGGGAACTGTGAACAACCTCCCACTCGAGCTGTGGACACTCTATACGGTTGCGTACGGACATGCGCTCGAAGATGAAGATGTTACGCTCTCCGTATTGCTCGGGTGTATCGAAATGATGAAGGCTGGTGTCACAAGCTGTCTCGATCATTTTCCCCATATCGGAAAATCGGAACCAGCTCTTTCTGCATATGAAGAGTCAGGCATGCGGGTAGCGTTCGCTCCGATGATGCATGATGTTCCTGATGAGGAGTTTTTCGACCTATACGTTCCAGGTTCACTCAGAAACAGATCGAAAGGTTCAAATCCAACTGAGATGAAGAGTTTATATCGATCACTTCTATCAAACTGGCATAATCAGGATGGGAGAATTGAGATCCAACTTGGTCCGAATGCGCCACAGCGTTGTTCACCTGAGATGTTAGCCATATGTAAAGAGCTCAGGGAATCAGAAGGTCTACGAGTTCACACTCATCTGTTGGAAACGAAGGCGCAACGATTGAAGGGAGACATGGCTTTTGATGGTGGTATCATCGGCTACCTTGATCGAGCCGGGTTGATCGATGAGCGGCTCTCCGTCGCACACGCGATATGGTTGGATCATTCAGAAATCGAGATTTTACAAGAACGTGGTGTCTCCGTCGTTCATAATCCAGCTAGTAATCTATTGCTTGGAAGTGGTGTCGCTCCGATTCCTTCTTTTATAAAGGATGACGTTGCACTTGGAACGGATGGGTCGAACTGCGGATCGAATCAGCATCTGTTTGAAGCAATGCGGCTGACTGCCTTAATCCATCGCGTGAACCAACCTTATAGCTCCTGGCTTGATTCGGAAGCTGTGTTTCGAATGGGGACGACGTCAGGTGCTACCGTTTTAGGAAAAGAAACCGAGCTAGGGAGAATAGCAGAAGGCGATTTAGCAGACGTAGTGTTACTAGATGGAAAGACAAGTTTGTTGTCCCCGCTTAACGATGCGGTCTCGCAGCTTGTGCATCAGGAAAACGGTCAATCAGTTAAGTCTGTCATGGTTAATGGGAAATGGACGGTGAAAGAAGGAAAACTTCTGACGATCAATGAAAAGAAGGTTCTTAGGAAAGTAAGGGAACGACGCGAGGGGATGATGAATCGGTGCCGGAAATCGTTAGTTCGGGTAGATCAATTGAGACCATATTTCGAGCAGGCTATATCCAACTATAATTTCCATTGAGAGGGGATCGCATATGAATGAGATGCTGCTGAAAAAGGAACTCGCTTATATTTCTCATAAAGTTTATGGTCGCGGATTAACGCAAGCAACAGGCGGAAATATCAGTGTGCGCGTACCAGGTCGAGACGCGATCTTAATCAAGCGTTCAGGTGTTGGTCTTGGTGAAGTCACTTCTGAAGATGTGCTTCTGCTATCGATGGACGGCGAAGTGATCGAAGGATTTGGAACGCCTTCGAAAGAATTTCGTTTTCACCTTGGTATCTATCAAACTCGCCCTGATGTAAATGCTGTCGTTCACTGTCATCCGAACTACTCGATCGGATATGCTTGCTTTGGTCGAGAGCTTCCTCTTCCAACTGTTACCGCAAGAAAAATCCTTGAACATGTTCCTATAGCAGGAGCTGCCCCATCCGGTTCACTAGAGTTAGCTGAAAACGTAACGCGACTCTTCGAGACGTATCCGACTATTAAATCATGTTTGATGGAAGAGCACGGAATTTGTACCGTTGGAGATTCACTCGAAAAAGCGTATAACATCGCAACGCTCGTAGAGGATACCGCGAAGCAATCCTTCATCATCGAACAGTTGAAAGCGACGATGCCAGAGACCGTTATAAATTCATTTAAAGGGTGAGTAATATGCTGCAAATAGAAGAGTTAGTTCGATCGTTTCAAGATCAAGAGCTTCTGTTACCAGTCTGGTTTGAGAATGAAAAGCTTCACTTCATCGATCAGAAGAAGCTACCGTTTGAATCTGAAGTCTACTCGACAACAGATGTGAAGGATCTCACTTTAGCAATCAAGAATATGAACATCCGAGGCTCTGGTGCGATCGGAACATGCGGCGCTTGGGGAATCTATCTTGCGGCTCTTCAATCGAATGGCGATCCACAGAAGGTTCTCAAAACAGGAATATTACTAAAACAAACACGCCCTACGGCTGTGAACTTGATGAAAACCGTGGATGAAATGCTTTCTATTGCAAAAGGGGGAGGCTCAGACCTCATCGATCGAATCGAGCAGAAAACCATTGAGATTCTCGAAAGACAGCTAGCGTTTGAACATGAGCTCGGACGTTATGGTGCTGAGATGATCGACGATGGTGATTCTATTCTTACGCACTGTCATTCCGGGGCCCTAGCAGGATCTGGCTACGGGGGGCGAGCACTTTCCGTG contains:
- a CDS encoding energy-coupling factor transporter transmembrane component T — encoded protein: MSLAFQFYEKKSFMHSLDPVTKLVWMVCISILVFIYETAIPQLLLFAVILTVALIAAKLSLGFVFRGIWIMLLFSIGFFVLQVILVPGETLLYNLGPIAIYSESLDFALAITIRILTIFTTSLIFVATSDPRDIVISLTQKMKVPYRYAYSIFVALRFVPTLEQEAKVIEAAQTIRGVGKQKGLKNKVENLKRFTLPLLMGAIRRVRTTANTMEAKGYGAYQDRTYIRTINYNPKGITFGVAWCALTVTLLSMKLL
- a CDS encoding MTAP family purine nucleoside phosphorylase; translation: MKIGIIGGTGFYNLLDGMQEKTVGTEYGDVTVFQSIYEGKEVTFLPRHGKFHDTLAPFVNYRANMMALKELGIERVLAFSAVGAINPDIGVGSLSLLDQFVDFTTRPKTYGKFSVDITEPFCPELQDAYRKSAIAIDESLREETKLICVDGPRYETKAEVQLFGTWGMDVVGMTNATEASLARELGICYAVVTLATNMAPGVTETKPSLKAHKAVSESKREKVKELMLEAIKASGGRQSCSCPEAYERATVANK
- a CDS encoding amidohydrolase family protein, translated to MSHKTLIKYSFIVSNDPSFGNQKGSVFIEGDRITHVIPEHDTSLLEKLSQQADDVIDAENDILIPGMVNSHYHSYTNVLKGTVNNLPLELWTLYTVAYGHALEDEDVTLSVLLGCIEMMKAGVTSCLDHFPHIGKSEPALSAYEESGMRVAFAPMMHDVPDEEFFDLYVPGSLRNRSKGSNPTEMKSLYRSLLSNWHNQDGRIEIQLGPNAPQRCSPEMLAICKELRESEGLRVHTHLLETKAQRLKGDMAFDGGIIGYLDRAGLIDERLSVAHAIWLDHSEIEILQERGVSVVHNPASNLLLGSGVAPIPSFIKDDVALGTDGSNCGSNQHLFEAMRLTALIHRVNQPYSSWLDSEAVFRMGTTSGATVLGKETELGRIAEGDLADVVLLDGKTSLLSPLNDAVSQLVHQENGQSVKSVMVNGKWTVKEGKLLTINEKKVLRKVRERREGMMNRCRKSLVRVDQLRPYFEQAISNYNFH
- a CDS encoding lactate racemase domain-containing protein encodes the protein MTYPEMVKVKQRFPSEKIENIALHLTEELRNQLPTVQSGDRIAITVGSRGISNRVSIVKTVVDYLKGHGAEPFIIGAMGSHGGGTPEGQMDVLESLGFTEEAIGCPVRTSSTVVEIGTTESGFILYCDRLASDSDGIIVMNRVKLHTAFRGPNESGLLKMITVGLGKAKGANQLHRQGPPNMSKTIQEVGRGMIDTGKILAGIAIVENSYDETAHLEVIRPESILERERELLLHSRDYFPMIPVNELDVLVVKKMGKNFSGTGMDTNVLGRTKIFGVPEPETPSFKRIGVLDLDDSSHGNATGIGLADVTTERLFQKIDRQKTYLNCLTSTYVQRAMIPMVLDTDQELVKTAVESLAVEDPSSLRIAIIENTLDLETLYLSHNVIEEAGEQIDVVSAPEPIAFTEDGELNYFKESAGGDN
- a CDS encoding MTAP family purine nucleoside phosphorylase, producing MKVGLIGGTGFYDLFGTLEDIIMATPYGDVTLFKGEHGNKEVYFLPRHGTTHGVLAPDVNYRANMIALKMVGVERVLAVSAVGSVNPDIQVGSVSLLDQFVDMTKRRQQTYGEFSADMTEPFCNEMKASIQGAARMLGLPMHENVTLVGVDGPIYETRHELQLFRSWGMDVVGMTNTTEAALARELGLCFSVITLSTDMATGFAEKPPNLEAHRKVAEENKGKMKDLVLQTLGDLERNKECACTVPYQNARLAAH
- a CDS encoding nucleoside phosphorylase, with the protein product MTNWKSNASKPVMDEGLQYHIRCKEGDVEKYVLLPGDPDRVDMIGDEWTESRKIANYREHRTFSGKVGEVGITACSTGAGGGSTASAFEELAALGGDTFLRVGTTAAIQEHIDPGDIIISSGAVRHDGTSQFYVDDRYPASAHYEATSALVEAAERLGYTYHVGVSCSTASWYCGQGRTGLNGYEQSFFKDKVQDLNKAGVMNFEMEAATIFTLAGLYGLRAGSVCTVVANRIRDEFSYGGVEKSIRVANLAVQILAEWDQLKKERKKDYWFPSMTENTTVKG
- a CDS encoding 2-phosphosulfolactate phosphatase — its product is MEEMKFEVAYMPKEVKEDVPQVCVLVDVLRATTAMVTMLDQGCSEIILTDDEKCTLKKVGVDQKTLVCAEDVYGNVSEHAQFSPSLISINSMDLTGKRVILKTTNGTLAGFTLWNSGNQHVLVGSLRNAKAVMDKAVHMANDLGVGVIIVCAGRENGQIAALDDAYTAGILLEYGKEAAEALNRVPLVKDSGKISSHLLKRYPGTVEAFEDSGSGETMRRIGCKEDIKLCSVENLSDLAPVLEFTENSSIVVKNMNEVVYK
- a CDS encoding NAD-dependent succinate-semialdehyde dehydrogenase, which produces MIEVDTTKGMFINGEWISSESKLEVFNPATREKITEIPSGGTKEAKQAIESAEAAFEPWAELTARERSTYLYKAYHLMLERKEKLAAILTEEQGKPLKEARGEIEFAASFLLWYAEEANRVYGEMIPSSKKNKRLWVVPKAIGVVAAITPWNFPAGMITRKVGPALAAGCTIVLKPAEQTPLTAIEIVKIFEEVGLPKGVLNIVVGDAAEIGKEIMDSSAVRLVTFTGSTEVGKLLMENSAQTVKKLALELGGHAPLIVFEDADLDLAVNQAIASKYRNCGQTCICTNRLYVHSSVRDVFVEKLEKKVRELKVGNGADESIDVGPLIDHSGLDKVKDQVEDALSKGAILLTGGKQWEGPGGYFFEPTILSNVTNDMKIMSEETFGPVVPIQTFDRDEDAVAAANDTDYGLASFLFTNSLNRAIKVMEKLEYGIIGINDVFPGTAEAPFGGIKESGLGKEGGHEGIKEYLEMKYVSVALSDKL
- a CDS encoding class II aldolase/adducin family protein, which gives rise to MNEMLLKKELAYISHKVYGRGLTQATGGNISVRVPGRDAILIKRSGVGLGEVTSEDVLLLSMDGEVIEGFGTPSKEFRFHLGIYQTRPDVNAVVHCHPNYSIGYACFGRELPLPTVTARKILEHVPIAGAAPSGSLELAENVTRLFETYPTIKSCLMEEHGICTVGDSLEKAYNIATLVEDTAKQSFIIEQLKATMPETVINSFKG
- a CDS encoding IlvD/Edd family dehydratase; this translates as MTKSQTSYGDAGFSEFIRMAFSRHLGHDKEDYNKPVIGICNTFSEINRCHSHVKPMVEAIKRGVIMEGGTPLEFPTISVGEMFTSPTTMLYRNLVAMDTEEMITAQPIDGTVMIGGCDKMAPAQLMGAASADKPALLFTGGPMNNGHYKGRTLGACSDCRFFWQEYKAGTVDEEEIGEINERLAPTAGHCMVMGSASTIAACAEAMGMMLPGGAATPATENERMRIAQETGRAIVRLVKAGIKPSDIMTKESFHNAIKTLMAVGGSTNAVIHLIAIARRLGIKLTLADFDEHSRTTPFLANMRPAGKYQMQDLYYAGGISAVLKELAPILHTDQLTGTGKTLGENLADIEIDEVYRDIIRPLDDPLHKEGGIAVLKGNLAPNGAIIKPKAATEELLKHKGKAVVFTSLDDMAERVNDPDLDVTPESVLVLQNAGPVGAPGMPEAGMIPIPDKLLKQGVRDMVRLSDCRMSGTAFGTVLLHVAPEAAVGGPIGLIEDGDWIELDVDSRKLELLVSKEELAERKSRWTPPVFEDYNRGYPLLYRRSVMQADEGCDFDFMLPVPNIKNQEEKKESVSGAKT
- a CDS encoding XapX domain-containing protein gives rise to the protein MKEILLALLAGVLIGIVFKVIRLPIPAPPVLAGVVAIFGVWLGAYGLTFLMDKLTN